In a single window of the Papaver somniferum cultivar HN1 chromosome 8, ASM357369v1, whole genome shotgun sequence genome:
- the LOC113304609 gene encoding xyloglucan endotransglucosylase/hydrolase protein 31-like, which yields MKIQLTSSSSTTTLYHLSLIIITIFSSHYYILQKVPQKSTTSEPSMADPEAVSIHQTVILQEITVDYTPELCTHSSETNEITVLFDERGGSRWRTKNRYKYGTFGANIKCPDGNTNGLNFNLYLSSLEGDKSQDAIHFEFLGNNKGIVQSNYMTAGTANDSEQINDLGFDCSDGFHDYEIKWEKDFIEWSIDGKCIRRVDREDGVEFPEKAMFLYASIWDASAIAEGEWTGIYEGGDAPYACVYKDVRVPVLTAVDVADREFHPEHLIHQTLLLKEIAVDYTPEVCTHTLDTNEITVLYDERGGSRWRTKTRYQYGTFGANIKCPDGNTNGLNFNLIFLH from the exons atgaaaatccaacttacttcttcttcttcaactactaCTTTATACCACCTTtctctcatcatcatcaccatcttttCCAGCCACTATTACATACTACAAAAAGTTCCTCAAAAGTCAACCACTTCTGAACCATCCATGGCGGACCCAGAGGCAGTATCAATTCATCAAACTGTAATACTCCAAGAAATCACTGTTGATTACACTCCAGAACTGTGTACCCATTCATCAGAAACAAATGAAATCACAGTTCTTTTCGACGAAAGAGGTGGATCAAGATGGAGAACAAAGAATCGTTACAAGTACGGTACATTTGGAGCTAATATCAAATGTCCTGATGGTAATACAAATGGTTTGAATTTCAATCTTTATTTATCTTCATTAGAAGGTGATAAATCACAAGATGCGATTCATTTTGAGTTCTTAGGGAATAATAAGGGGATTGTACAGTCTAATTATATGACTGCGGGTACTGCGAATGATAGTGAACAGATTAATGATTTGGGGTTTGATTGTAGTGATGGGTTTCATGATTATGAGATTAAATGGGAAAAGGATTTTATTGAATGGTCAATTGATGGGAAATGTATTAGGAGGGTTGATAGAGAAGATGGGGTTGAGTTTCCTGAGAAAGCTATGTTTTTGTATGCTTCAATTTGGGATGCTAGTGCTATTGCTGAAGGGGAATGGACTGGGATTTATGAAGGGGGTGATGCACCTTATGCTTGTGTATATAAGGATGTTCGTGTTCCCGTGTTGACTGCCGTGGATGTG GCGGACCGAGAATTTCATCCAGAACATCTTATTCATCAAACTCTACTACTCAAAGAAATAGCTGTTGATTACACTCCAGAAGTATGTACGCACACATTAGACACAAATGAAATCACTGTTCTTTACGACGAAAGAGGTGGATCAAGATGGAGAACAAAGACTCGTTACCAGTATGGTACATTTGGGGCCAACATTAAGTGTCCTGATGGCAATACAAATGGGTTGAATTTCAATCTTATCTTTCTTCACTAG